From Solwaraspora sp. WMMD1047, the proteins below share one genomic window:
- a CDS encoding sigma-70 family RNA polymerase sigma factor, which yields METVEGDRPPNHADLVTWYEQVLVPQSRPVLHRYARRLVPGDPHRAEDLVQETLLRAWRNLASVASSRSPQAWLSRVAHNLSIDHARRVTARPAEVAEDVTATAWQPAESLYDAALDWATLEPALRSLSAVHREALVLVYYQDRTHREVARLLGVPPGTVKSRTHNATRELQRALSRYGVTGTAVH from the coding sequence ATGGAGACCGTCGAGGGCGATCGGCCGCCGAACCACGCCGACCTGGTCACCTGGTACGAGCAGGTTCTGGTGCCGCAGAGCCGGCCAGTGCTGCACCGGTACGCCCGGCGTCTGGTGCCCGGCGATCCGCACCGCGCCGAGGACCTGGTCCAGGAGACGCTGCTGCGGGCCTGGCGCAATCTGGCCTCGGTGGCCAGCTCCCGGTCGCCGCAGGCCTGGCTGTCGCGGGTCGCCCACAACCTCAGCATCGACCACGCCCGGCGGGTGACGGCCCGCCCGGCTGAGGTCGCCGAGGACGTCACGGCCACGGCCTGGCAGCCGGCGGAGAGCCTGTACGACGCCGCCCTGGACTGGGCCACGCTGGAGCCGGCGCTGCGTAGCCTCTCGGCGGTACACCGTGAGGCGCTGGTCCTGGTCTACTACCAGGACCGGACGCACCGCGAGGTGGCCAGGTTGCTGGGCGTACCCCCGGGGACCGTCAAGTCACGTACCCACAACGCCACCCGGGAACTGCAACGTGCGTTGAGCCGGTACGGCGTGACCGGCACTGCCGTGCACTGA
- a CDS encoding right-handed parallel beta-helix repeat-containing protein, with the protein MMARGLLGGRRVGAGSDVVRVSPGQRGAAQSVAAGLRAASDGQTVLVAPGLYHEELFVDSAVRLRAERGPGSVSLVSRTPVRITAAATLIDLTLAGAEPAEPLLRIEDGGAELVGCGLHGGRVEVTGQARPVLRDCRLTGARLAGLYATGNAVVLLERCVVTDVDGIGVVAGESAQTTLRDTWIDSVTGSGVRARGTARIELARCTVVAAGRNGIRAEESASVIGLDVAVSRSGGDSVFAFGAARVDLTGCWLTDPVTAAVVAADRSRLALTRCDVSRAGATGVVCRDQAEIGISAGSVRGCAGNGILVTDHGTVTLTDTALSDTTYSVLHVGGAGRLTATGALVGPSAEHGLHAIGSGSVELTGGWVRGCGLAGVNTADSAEVTATNTVLAGNRNGVVVGSDRPVRLTGCVVDASGRAGVQVGVGATVELTDCRIDRAGTAGIVFEQDSGGTVERCAVRAAEGSGIVVWTGANPQVTGTSCTAGAKNALFVAEGGGGRYVDCVFTDSAYPAIHVGPTATPTVVRARIRDTELDVDVDPQARPVFEEIRLTEVARSLLPPTALAASGEPGVPAVAGASAAGVSLADPTPTEAARPTEADLPGLLAELDALVGLDRVKQDVQAQIKLMQTVRRRREAGLAAPPLSRHLVFAGNPGTGKTTVARLYGRLLAALGMLERGHLVEADRTTMVGEYVGHTGPRTQAVFRRALGGVLFIDEAYSLVPPGHTNDFGQEAIATLVKLMEDHRDEVVVIVAGYPLEMSRFIASNPGLASRFSRTLTFEDYGSTELTDIVEAQCRQHEYQLADDARVAVHDLFAAINHGHGFGNGRAARQVFQRMTEHQAQRVADLADPSTDDLLRLTASDVPAAGSVA; encoded by the coding sequence ATGATGGCACGGGGCTTACTCGGGGGCCGGCGGGTCGGCGCCGGTTCGGACGTCGTCCGGGTGTCCCCCGGACAACGAGGTGCCGCGCAGAGCGTCGCGGCCGGGCTGCGGGCGGCCTCGGACGGGCAGACCGTGCTGGTGGCGCCGGGTCTCTACCACGAGGAACTGTTCGTCGACAGCGCGGTGCGGCTGCGGGCCGAGCGGGGGCCGGGCAGCGTGTCGCTGGTGTCGCGCACCCCGGTGCGGATCACCGCCGCGGCGACCCTGATCGACCTGACGCTGGCCGGTGCCGAGCCTGCGGAACCGCTGCTGCGGATCGAGGACGGCGGCGCCGAACTCGTCGGCTGTGGCCTGCACGGCGGCCGGGTCGAGGTCACCGGGCAGGCCCGCCCCGTGCTGCGCGACTGTCGGTTGACCGGCGCCCGGCTGGCTGGCCTGTATGCCACCGGCAACGCCGTGGTCCTGCTCGAGCGGTGCGTCGTCACCGACGTTGACGGCATAGGTGTGGTGGCCGGCGAATCGGCACAGACCACTCTGCGTGACACCTGGATCGACTCGGTCACCGGCTCTGGCGTACGGGCACGTGGCACGGCCCGGATCGAGCTGGCCCGTTGCACCGTCGTCGCCGCTGGACGCAACGGGATCCGTGCCGAAGAGTCGGCGTCGGTCATCGGGCTGGACGTCGCCGTGAGTCGCAGCGGTGGGGACTCGGTGTTCGCCTTCGGGGCGGCGCGGGTGGACCTGACCGGGTGCTGGCTGACCGACCCGGTCACCGCGGCAGTGGTCGCCGCCGACCGGTCGCGGCTGGCCCTGACGCGCTGCGACGTGAGCCGAGCGGGCGCAACCGGTGTGGTGTGCCGGGACCAGGCCGAGATCGGCATCTCCGCCGGATCGGTGCGCGGCTGCGCCGGCAACGGGATCCTCGTCACCGACCACGGCACGGTGACCCTCACCGACACCGCGCTGAGCGACACGACCTACAGCGTGTTGCACGTCGGCGGTGCCGGCCGGCTGACCGCCACCGGCGCCCTGGTCGGTCCGTCGGCGGAGCACGGGCTGCACGCCATCGGGTCAGGCAGCGTCGAGCTGACCGGCGGCTGGGTCCGCGGCTGTGGGCTCGCCGGGGTGAACACCGCCGACAGCGCCGAGGTGACGGCCACGAACACCGTGCTGGCCGGGAACCGTAACGGGGTGGTCGTCGGCTCGGACCGGCCGGTGCGGCTGACCGGATGCGTGGTCGACGCCAGCGGCAGGGCCGGCGTGCAGGTCGGCGTCGGTGCCACGGTGGAGTTGACCGACTGCCGTATCGACCGCGCCGGCACCGCCGGGATCGTCTTCGAGCAGGACAGCGGAGGCACCGTGGAGCGGTGCGCGGTGCGTGCTGCCGAGGGCTCCGGCATCGTGGTGTGGACCGGGGCCAACCCGCAGGTGACGGGCACGTCATGCACGGCGGGCGCGAAGAACGCGTTGTTCGTCGCCGAGGGCGGCGGCGGCAGATACGTCGACTGTGTGTTCACCGACAGCGCGTACCCGGCGATCCACGTCGGCCCCACGGCGACGCCGACCGTCGTGCGCGCCCGGATCCGCGACACCGAACTCGACGTCGATGTGGACCCGCAGGCCAGGCCGGTCTTCGAGGAGATCCGGCTAACCGAGGTGGCCAGATCGTTGTTGCCGCCGACCGCGCTCGCCGCCAGCGGTGAACCCGGCGTCCCGGCGGTGGCCGGGGCTTCGGCAGCCGGTGTTTCGCTGGCGGACCCAACTCCGACTGAGGCGGCCCGACCTACCGAGGCAGACCTGCCGGGACTGCTGGCCGAGTTGGACGCGTTGGTCGGCCTGGACCGGGTCAAGCAGGATGTGCAGGCACAGATCAAACTCATGCAGACGGTACGCCGGCGCCGGGAGGCCGGGCTCGCCGCGCCGCCGTTGAGCCGACACCTGGTTTTCGCCGGCAACCCGGGCACAGGCAAGACCACCGTGGCCCGCCTCTACGGCCGCCTACTCGCCGCGCTGGGCATGCTGGAACGCGGCCACCTCGTCGAGGCCGACCGGACCACGATGGTCGGCGAGTACGTCGGGCACACCGGACCCCGTACCCAGGCCGTCTTCCGCCGGGCACTCGGCGGCGTCCTCTTCATCGACGAGGCCTACTCGCTGGTCCCGCCCGGACACACCAACGACTTCGGGCAGGAAGCCATCGCCACGCTGGTCAAGCTGATGGAGGACCACCGCGACGAGGTGGTGGTGATCGTGGCCGGTTACCCCCTTGAGATGAGCCGCTTCATCGCCTCGAACCCAGGTCTGGCGTCCCGCTTCTCCCGGACGCTGACCTTCGAGGACTACGGGTCCACCGAGCTGACCGACATCGTCGAGGCCCAGTGCCGGCAGCACGAGTACCAGCTCGCCGACGACGCGCGGGTCGCCGTCCATGACCTCTTCGCCGCGATCAACCATGGCCACGGGTTCGGCAACGGTCGCGCCGCGCGCCAGGTTTTTCAGCGGATGACCGAACACCAGGCGCAGCGGGTGGCCGATCTCGCCGACCCGTCGACCGATGATCTGCTGCGGCTTACCGCGTCCGACGTGCCCGCCGCCGGTTCGGTTGCCTGA
- a CDS encoding S8 family serine peptidase, with translation MTGPLARVALTGLAALTAVTAATTLAVTEFQAAQAAPAAPEVEPYVLYYTVPASYQGKPETLWTIAARFLGDAERAGEILELNTGRRQPDGGRLTDPGRLNEGWHLVLPWDAIGTGLRHGVLPSTATPNPPTAANPGGAPGQGEVAGVPARPQPGAGRPAGSGSPVSDRSRCRPTIVDAPPTNSSWGQRLVAPERVWRITSGAGVRVAVIDSGVAAGRPELGDRLGRGADIVSGNGLGDTDCVGSGTALAGIIAADDGAGGERVGVAPKAVIIPVRLVDRGVAASPPAAVTAIQVAVATGAKVILLGASVDVTDRTVRSAVEEAIGRGVLVVAPAPAGDSTVAPAEGLLRVGGLGPDQRPTSDYPDGSVDLLAPAVGVRSIGAAGTGSYVGTGTEYAAAFVAGAAALVRSAHPGLSGGDVGRQLINTAAREADAGQESVGRLDPYAAVTRPQAGGLPGTVGQRSGRSQPVSWPVVLAVLAAIGTLLVAGWLWGRYRAARARRRLTVERADDPFASRPDDADHLVRSGQP, from the coding sequence GTGACCGGGCCACTTGCCCGGGTGGCCCTGACCGGGCTGGCGGCGCTCACGGCGGTGACGGCGGCCACCACACTCGCCGTCACCGAGTTCCAGGCCGCCCAGGCCGCGCCGGCCGCGCCGGAGGTCGAGCCCTACGTCCTCTACTACACGGTGCCGGCGTCGTACCAGGGCAAGCCGGAAACCCTCTGGACCATCGCCGCCCGGTTCCTCGGCGACGCCGAGCGGGCCGGCGAGATCCTGGAGCTCAACACCGGGCGGCGGCAGCCGGACGGTGGCCGACTGACCGATCCCGGGCGGCTGAACGAGGGCTGGCACCTGGTGCTGCCCTGGGACGCGATCGGCACCGGCCTGCGGCACGGGGTGCTGCCCAGCACGGCGACGCCGAACCCGCCCACGGCGGCCAATCCGGGTGGCGCACCCGGGCAGGGCGAGGTGGCCGGTGTCCCAGCACGTCCGCAACCCGGCGCTGGCCGGCCGGCCGGTTCCGGCTCCCCGGTCTCCGACCGCTCCCGCTGTCGGCCGACAATTGTCGACGCCCCACCAACCAACTCGAGCTGGGGCCAGCGCCTGGTGGCTCCGGAGCGGGTGTGGCGGATCACCAGCGGTGCCGGCGTCCGGGTGGCGGTCATCGACTCGGGTGTGGCGGCCGGTCGGCCGGAACTCGGTGACCGGCTCGGCCGGGGCGCGGACATCGTCTCCGGCAACGGCCTGGGCGACACCGACTGTGTCGGCTCGGGCACCGCGCTGGCGGGCATCATCGCCGCCGACGACGGGGCGGGCGGCGAACGGGTCGGGGTGGCGCCGAAGGCCGTGATCATTCCGGTGCGGCTGGTGGACCGGGGCGTCGCGGCGAGCCCACCGGCGGCCGTGACCGCCATTCAGGTCGCGGTGGCCACCGGGGCGAAGGTGATCCTGCTCGGCGCGTCCGTCGACGTCACCGACCGCACGGTCCGTTCGGCGGTCGAGGAGGCGATCGGCCGGGGCGTACTCGTGGTGGCGCCGGCCCCGGCCGGAGATTCCACCGTCGCCCCGGCGGAGGGTCTGCTCCGAGTCGGAGGTCTTGGTCCCGACCAGCGGCCGACCAGCGACTATCCGGACGGCTCGGTGGATCTGCTCGCGCCGGCAGTCGGCGTCCGCAGCATCGGAGCGGCCGGCACCGGGTCCTACGTCGGCACCGGAACGGAGTACGCCGCCGCCTTCGTCGCAGGCGCGGCAGCGCTGGTTCGCTCCGCCCACCCCGGACTCTCCGGGGGAGATGTCGGCCGGCAGCTGATCAACACCGCCGCCCGGGAAGCCGACGCCGGTCAGGAGAGCGTCGGGCGGCTCGACCCGTACGCCGCGGTGACCCGCCCGCAGGCCGGCGGGCTGCCCGGCACCGTCGGGCAACGGAGCGGCCGGAGCCAGCCGGTCTCCTGGCCGGTGGTGCTGGCGGTGCTCGCGGCGATCGGGACGCTGCTGGTCGCCGGGTGGCTCTGGGGCCGCTACCGGGCGGCACGCGCGCGGCGTCGACTGACCGTGGAAAGGGCCGACGACCCGTTCGCCAGCCGCCCCGACGACGCGGACCACCTGGTGCGCAGCGGGCAGCCGTGA